TCATTTCTACGGAACGAGCGGTAGAGATAAGTGAGAAGTGGGCGCGAACCCCAGTTTCTTCTACCAAAATCAAGTCTCTAGCCAATGCTGCAGTTTCTGCGGAAGCAGGGATTTCAGTTAGACCTAAACGCGAGCTGACGACACCGCTGTGTGCGACCCCGTTATTTTTGAGGTTTTTGTTTTCCGAGCGAAGCATCAGTAAGATGTCATTACTGGCAGCATAAGCCATGGCATTTTTCAGTGTAAGCGAGTTTTGAATCGGTGAGTTGGCTTGGCTCAATGCGATACAACCGGCATTTTTCAGTGCTGCCATGTTAGACAGATATTGTCCGCCAAGTTCTTTGGTAATTGCGCCGATAGGCAAGACAAACGCGGTCGCTGCTTGGCGCGCACGGCGTTGAATAAGTTCAGTAACGGCTTGTGAGTCGTTGACTGGCATAGTGTCTGGCGGACAGCAAATGGTGGTGATACCGCCGGATACGGCTGCTTTTGTTTCAGAAGCGATGGTGCCTTCATAATGACTGCCTGGCTCGGCAAGACGTGCTTGTAAATCAACCAGTCCCGGGAAAAGCCATTTACCGGTGCCGTTGATGATTCGGTCTGCTTCAAACCCTTCAGGTGCTTCTTTACCAATGCCGAGGATTCGACCTCTCGCCACATAAAGGTTGGTGACCTGGTCGATATCCTGTTGTGGGTCTAAGATTCGGATGTTTTCAACCATCAATCTCATTCTGAAGTCTCCATCATGTTGAGGTCTAACAAGGCTTGTCGTTTTTCTTCTTGAAGTTCCTGTGAGTTGCGGAAGATGATGGACATGACCGCCATTCGCACCGCAATACCATAGGTTACTTGTTCAAGTATGACGGACTGTTCACCATCGGCAACTTCTGAATCTATTTCTACACCGCGGTTAATCGGTCCAGGGTGCATGACGATGGCATCAGGTTTTGCGTAGGCCAAGCGTTCTTTGGTGAGACCATAAAGGTTGAAGAATTCTTTTTCACTTGGCAGTAAGGCACTTTTCATTCGCTCATTTTGTAAGCGGACATTGATGACGACATCAACCCCTTCCAGTCCTTCTTCGACATTGTCATAGACATGGATGCCGAGTGCTTCCGGGTGGGAAGGTAGTAGGGTTTTTGGGCCAATGACGCGTATTTCACGTGCCTCAAGAATGCTGAGTGCCTGAATTTGCGAGCGCACGACGCGAGAGTGTTGCACGTCACCGATAATCGCCACTTTCAGGTCGAAAATATCACCCTTGTGTTTGCGAATGGTGAAAACATCCAGCATTGCCTGTGTCGGGTGAGCGTGTTGTCCATCACCGGCATTCACAACATGCACATGGGGTGCGACGTGCTTGGCAATAAAGTGCGCGGCGCCACTTTCGCTGTGTCTGACCACGAACATATCCGCCAACATGGCTTCCAGATTCCATAAGGTATCAAGGAGTGTTTCGCCTTTTTTGGTGGATGAGGTTTCGATGTTGAGGTTGACGACATCGGCAGATAGACGTTTTTCGGCAATTTCGAAAGTAGTCAGTGTTCGGGTGCTTGGCTCAAAGAAAAGGTTCATGATTGCTTTACCATGAAGCGTGTCGAGCTTGTTGATTTCGCCGGTCAGTGGGTCAATGAAGCTTTCGGCGACATCGAGAATTTCGGTTAGATGATGATGTTTAAGTCCTTCCAGCGTCAGGAAATGACGCAGTTTCCCTTTTTCATTAAGCTGAATGTTGGGCGTAGAAAGTCTCATGGAAGCTCCTCTAAACGATGTCTACCAAAAATCTGCCAGGTTGGGGTGTAAAATTGTGCTTATTGTACGTCTTTTATTCGCTGAGGTCAGCGTGATTTTTGACTGACTCAAGCCAATTTTCCAAAATAATTTGTGCGGCATGGTCGTCGACATTTTGTTTGGCATGTTTGCGACGTTTTTCCGCTTCGATAGAGCTGAGTTGCTCTTCGATAAAAAATACAGGGGTGTTATAGCGTCCGCTTAAGCGTTGACCGAATTTGCGCGCCGGCTGCGTCAAAGCTTGCTCTTCGCCATTCAATCGCATCGGTAATCCGACGACGATGGCAACGGGTTTCCATTGCTCAAAAATTTGGGTGATAGTCTCCCAATCCGGCTTGCCATCTTGGCTGTTGACGATGCTAAGTGGGCTGGCTGTGGCGGTAATGGTTTGTCCAACAGCAACACCGATGCGTTTAAGACCGAAGTCGAACCCGAGAACCTGTCCTTCGATAGGTTTAGAGGCAGGTAAGGTCATGTCAGTCGTGCCCCGCGTCGCTGCTGAGGTTTTCTGGTGAAACGCCGAGTGTTCCCATAGCGACTTCCCAGCGAGATTCAACCGGGACATCGAATAACAAGGATTCGTTGTAAGGAATAGTCAACCAGCTATTGTCTTGAATTTCTTGCTGTAACTGGCCTTTTTCCCAACCGGCAAACCCGAGGCATGTCAGGAATTTCTCAGGACCTGTTCCATCGGCAATGGCTTTCAAAAGGTCTTCGGAAACCGTCATGGACAATCCGTCCTGCAATGCCATGGATTTTTGCCAGCAGTCTTCGCTCTTGTGGAGGATAAAACCATGCTCAACGTCCACAGGACCGCCAATTAAAACCGGCTCTTCAAGCATTGGAGAGTCTTTTTGGATTTCCAGTTTGAAGTGTTCCAATAGCTGGGCGGTGGTCAGTTTATGTGGCAGGTTGATGACCAGTCCCATCGAACCATGCTTGTTATCTTCAACCATGTAAATGACAGTTCTCTCGAACCAAGTATTCTCCAAAGAAGGCATGGCTATGAGAATTTGGTGTTGGAAAGAGGTCAACGAAGTCATAACGGCATTATAACAATTTTGTTTTCATTCTCCTCGGAAAAGCGGTTCCGAGATGTAAGCTTGGCTATTTCGCCTTGTTTCCCATCAAAGTCAGATAGGGTTTCATGGCATCTGTAATGATTTTATTACCCTTGTCATCAACCAAATAGGCTTTGGTGATCCCCATCTGTTTAGCGATTTTTTCCCAACGTTTAGGGCCGGCAACCATCAGAGCAGTCGATGCCGTGTCAGCAGTGGTGGCATCCTTGTTGATTACTGTGACAGACAAAAAGTGTTCTTCAGGATAGCCAGTGGTGGGGTCAAGAATGTGTGCATAAGTTTTGCCCTTCCATGTGAAGTAACGCTCATAGGTGCCGGAGGTCACAATGCTTTCATCTCCCGAAAGTTTGACCATACCCATAACAGTTTTCGGATTTTTTGGGTCTTGCACGCCGATTCTCCATGCTTGGCCGTCTTTAGTGCCGATAATGCGCATATCGCCACCGATATTGACGATGGCGTTTTCAATGCCTGCCGATTTCAGGGTGTTAATGGCTCTATCAAGCGCTAGCCCTTTGGCGTTACCGCCAAAATCGAGTTTGACATTAGTGTTGGTGCTGGAAAGTTTGTCGCCATCAAAGTGGATATTGGCAATTGAAGGACGGCTTTTCAGCCAAGCGTTGATTTTGTCTTGCGGCGGCGGCGGTCCATGCCAGTCTTCAGATTCAAATCCCCAGAGCTTTAACAGGTTGCCGATGCCGGGGTCAAACAAATAGTCAGACTCTTTAGAGAGATGTTGGGATTTGACGATGAAAGCTTTAACACTTTCCGGTACAACAATAGATTGATTGTTTGCAATGGCATCGTTGACCTTACTGAGTAGACCGCCTTTTTCCCAAGCATGCCACTCGCGGTTGAAGTGATTGAAATCGACTTCAATGGCATGAATCGCCGCCATGGCTTTATCTTTTGGGGTGTTGACGATTTCAATATGCACAGCAGTGCCGAACACATAGAATGTCTGGCGTACCACATCCTGTACTGAAGACGTGCCGCATGCAGTTAGCCAGAAAGTCAACAGCAGTAGAAGTGGTAAGCGAAACAGGCGAAACATCCTAGTTCAGCAAACCTTCTAGGTGGTCGAATAGTGTGCCGGCGATATTGAGGTGATATTGTTCATCCAACTCGCGGATACAAGTTGGGCTGGTGACGTTGATTTCGGTAATGTAATCACCAATCACATCCAAGCCGACAAAGTACAGACCTTTGGCTTGCAGGGTTGGGCGAATCTGTTCACACAGCCAATAGTCGCGATCGGAAAGTGCAATGCCGACTCCTGTGCCACCAGCAGCAATATTGCCGCGCGTTTCACCTTGTGCCGGGATGCGTGCAAGTGCATAAGGCACTGGCTCCCCATTGACGAGCAGAATGCGTTTATCGCCCTCAGAAATTTCGGGCAAATAGATTTGCGCCATAATGTGGTGTTTGCCGTGTCCGGTCATGTTTTCGATAATGACGTTGATGTTCGGATCATCTTTTTTGACACGGAAAATGGAGGCACCGCCCATTGCATCCAAAGGTTTCAGAATCGTGTCCTGATGGTCTTGGATGAAGGTTTTGATTTTGCCAGCATTGGCAGAAACGATGGTTGGCGGAATACACTCCGGGAACCAGCTAGCGAACAGTTTTTCATTGGCATCACGTAGAGTTTGAGGCTTGTTGACGACCAATACGCCTTCAGCTTCGGCAAGCTCCAGCATGTGGGTGCTGTAAAGATAGTCGTTGTTGAATGGCGGATCTTGACGAATGAGGATGATGTCCAAGTCACTCAAGGCGGTATCAGCGGAGCCGCCAAAGCCGAAATATTGTGATGTCGTGTCGGACTTAGGTCTATCCCAGACTTTCAATTCAGAAGTGGTTGCGAAAGGTTTGCCGTTTTTCAGGTAAATGTCCTGCGGCTCCATATAAAAAAGAGCATAGCCTCTACGCTGGGCTTCAAGCAACATGGCAAATGAGCTGTCTTTATAGGGTTTAATCCCGTCGATAGGATCCATGACTATGCCGAGTTTGATTTGCATCAGGTGTCCTTTTTTACGCTTCTAGAGAAGTGTCTTCAATGTGATTTTGCGCATTGTTCTGTTTAGCATCGGCAATCTCTCTGGCTGCTGCAATCAATGCCAATCGTGCGACCACACCGTAGGCATAGAAGCGATTCGGGGTAGCATCACAATCTTTTGATTGGTCTGGTGATACCAGAGACCCTTCAAATGAGAGTGGTTCAAAATGCATGCCCGGAGAATTCAGGTTATCGGTTGCCGTTTTCCCGGTGTGAACGCGATAGAATCCGCCGACCACTTGGTTGTGAATCATGTAAACCACCGGCTCGGCAACGGCGCCTTCCCAGGTTTCATGGGTGTAGACGCCTTCTTGAACCAGCATTTTCTCCGATACCAAGCCTTCTTTGGCAGACGCCATTTTGTTGCGTTGCTTGCGGTTCAGGTTGAGGATGTCTTCCGAATCTTTTACTGACATGATCGCCATGCCGTATGTACCGCTATCGGATTTGACGATGGCAAACGGTTTACAGTTGATATCATGCTGGTCGTAATGTTTTTGAGTAGTTTCAAGTACTTGATTGACGGCTTTGGCAAGATTCTCTAAACCAGTACGTTCTTTGAAATTAATGGGGCCGCACTGTAATGAAAGAGGGCTGATCAACCAAGGGTCGATATCAATCAACTCAGCAAACTCTTCCGCCACGTTTTGATAATGGGTGAAATGGTGCGTTTTGTAGCGGTTAGCCCAGCCCAAGTCCAGAGGTGGTAACAAGGTTTGGTCAATATCTTCCAGAATTGCAGGGCGTCCAGCGGACAAGTCGTTGTTCAGCAATACTGCACATGGAAAAAAGTCATCGACACCCACACGTTCACCTTGACGTTTGATTGGCTTGATTGTCAACACTTTGCCGGAAGGCAATTCGATTTTTGTGGTTTCGGTGATTTCAGGGTTGATGCTTCCAATATGTACTTCATAACCCGCCAGCGTCACGATCTCTTGTAAAGTGCAAAGGTTTTCCAGATAGAAAGTGTTGCGCGTATGGTTTTCCGGGATGATAAGTACACCATCAGTAATCGGGCAAGCTTGGGTAACCGCACTTTGCGCCGCTTGAATCGCCAAAGGTTTCAAGTCAGGGTGCAGATTGTTGAACCCAGCCGGAAATAGGTTGGTGTCCACTGGCGCGAGCTTGTAGCCGGCGTTGCGTAAATCAACAGACGCATAGAAAGGGGCTGGCGTTTTTTTGAACTGCTTTCTGAACCAACATTCAATATCCGCTTGGTGACTCAATAAAAGGGATTCCAACTTGTATAGTGGACCGCTTAGAGCAGTCTGTAAATGAGGGACTTGTGAGTTCATTCGTTTCTCTGCGCTGTGAAATTGGAGGTTATTATAAGCAATCGACGAGAAGACAGATAGGGGGCAGTAAGGATAAACCTCGAACAAACCATGGAGGATTGTCAGAAATCTCCGAATTTTGCTTGCAAAATTGCCAGTACAGCCATGCCTGCTGTTTCCGTGCGTAGAATGCGGGGGCCGAGTGTAACGGGGGTCATACCTTTGGTTTGTGCTAGCGAGACTTCTGCTTCTGTTAATCCGCCTTCGGGGCCAACCAGTAGATGAATGGTGTTTTCTCCAAACTCTTCTATGCTTTTCATGCTTTGTGAAGCATAGGGGTGAAGGACTAAGCCTTTGACCGAGGTTTGAAGGGCAAACCATTCTCCAATCTCTAGCGGAGGCAGAATGTCTGGCACGACATTGCGATTGGATTGCTCACAGGCGTTGATCGTGATTTCCTGCCAGTGCTGTAATTTTTTATCGATTTTGTCGTTTTTGACATCACAATGCTCCGTCCACAAAGGTTGTATCGCAGTAATCCCTAGTTCCACACATTTTTGAACGGTGAAGTCCATGCGATCTCCTTTAGAGATACCTTGCAATAAAATTGTTTGGATTGGGGATTCGTTTTCCGGGATGGAAACACGGTCAATCACGACATCCGCAGTACGGCGACTGGTGTGAATCAAGGTGGCGAGCGCTTGCTTGCCTTTGCCGTCAAACAGCTCAACGGGACGCTCATGTTTGAGGCGAAGCACAGTCAAAGCGTAGTGTGCTTGCTCTTTAGTGAGCGTAAGGGTGTCTCCAGTTTGAAATTCGGTGGGAAAGTAAAACCGTGAAATTCTCATGGAGACGTCCGCTTGGTGTTGATTAAGCGTTTTTGAATGTCAGTGACTTGGCGATATCCAAAGTCGGCTGAGTTTGGTTCATGCTATAGAAGTGAATGCCTGGAGCGCCTGCATCCAACAAACGTTGACACATTTCGGTGACGACATCCTGACCAAAGGCTAATAGGCTTTCTTTGTCATCTTCAAAGCTTTCCAGACGACATTTCAGCCAGCGAGGAACTTCCGCACCGCAACCTGCCGAAAAACGTACCAAGTTTTCGTAGTTGGTAATCGGCATCACGCCTGGAATAATCGGAAGGTCAATGCCATGACGTTCGCAGTTATCGATGAAGTACAAATAACTGTCTACGTTATAGAAGTATTGAGTGATGGCGGAGTCCGCACCTTGTTCGACTTTATGCTTGAACCATTTGATTCCGACTTCACAGTTGCGTGCCTGTGGGTGGGTTTCAGGATAAGCTGCCACTTCAAGGTGGAAAGTATCGCCTTTTTCCTGTTTGATGAAAGCAATCAGGTCGCTGGCGTATTTGAACTCACCCGGATCCATCATGCCAGAAGGCAAATCACCGCGTAGTGCGACAATGCGTTTAATGCCCAAGGCTTCATAAGTATTCAGCAGTTCCAACACACTTTCGTGAGTGGCACCGATACAGGTAAGGTGAGGCGCAGCGTCGAAAGGGGTGTGTTGCTGAATGTAACTCACGGTCTCCAACGTTTTCTCTTGAGTCGTGCCGCCGGCGCCATAGGTGACAGACATATATTCCGGTGCCATGCCACCCAATTCGGTGATGACGGTTTTCAGTTTGTCTACGCCCGCTGGCGTGCGTGGTGGAAAAAATTCCAGGCTCAGTTTTTGCGGATATTTCTTTTGTGAATTCATTTCTCATTCCCCAAAAATCTACCAGGTTGGGGTTTCTAAAGACCCAGCCTAGCGACTTTTAGTTGATTCGGCGTTTTAATTATAGGCCAGCATCGGCTCTTAGTGCTTCGGCCTTATCGGTTTTTTCCCAAGTAAATTCAGGAAGCTCACGACCAAAGTGACCGTAGCTAGCAGTTTTTTGATAGATCGGACGATAAAGATCCAACATGGAAATTAATCCTTTTGGTCTTAAGTCGAAGTGTTCGCGCACCAATTTCTCAATCAGTGAAACGGCAACTTTTTCAGTCCCAAATGTTTCGATGCTGATAGAAGTCGGCTCTGCAACACCAATCGCATAGGAAACCTGGATTTCACATTTATCAGCAAGACCAGCAGCAACAATGTTTTTAGCGACATAGCGGCCAGCATAAGCAGCAGAACGGTCAACTTTTGATGGATCTTTCCCTGAGAAAGCACCACCACCGTGACGCGCCATCCCGCCGTAAGTATCAACGATGATTTTACGACCTGTCAAACCAGCGTCACCAACCGGCCCGCCGATAACGAAACGTCCAGTTGGGTTGATGTGGTACTGCGTGCCTGAATGTAGCCATTCTGCTGGCAATACCGGCTTGATGATCTCTTCCATTACCGCTTCGTGCAAGTCTTTGTTTGCGATGTCTGGGCTGTGTTGGGTTGATAATACAACCGCATCAATAGCAACTGGTTGACCGTTTTCATAACGTAAAGTGACTTGGCTTTTTGCATCTGGACGCAACCAGCTCAATACACCGTTCTTTCTCAGTTCCGCCTGTTTTTCCATCATGCGATGCGCGTAGAAGATTGGTGCAGGCATCAATACATCGGTTTCGTTTGATGCGTAACCGAACATTAAACCTTGGTCGCCAGCGCCTTGCTCATGCTCGGCAGACTCATTGACACCCATTGCAATTTCTGGGGATTGTTTACCGATCGAGCTCAATACGGCACAAGTTGAACCATCGAAACCAAGATCACCGTGGTTGTAACCGATGTCATTGACGACTCTACGAACCAATTCTTCTTGGTCAACCCAAGCTTCCGTAGTGATCTCGCCACCGATCAGTACCATACCGGTTTTAACGAAAGTTTCACAAGCAACGCGTGCGCGTGGATCTTGCTTCAAGATAGCATCCAGCATGGCATCGGAAATCTGGTCGGCGATTTTGTCTGGATGCCCTTCGGAAACGGATTCGGAAGTAAATACTGTTGTTGTCATGATAAAGGTCCTCATTCTATGGATTCAAAAAGTGAGGTACGGAAATCAAGGCGGAAGGAATAAATAGAGGTTTCCTCGCTTTAGCCGTACTTTTTATGCGCCCGCAAGCTGATTAGTCAAATCGGCGCTATGGTGCTTATTGTCTTGAAAATGAAACGATTATGCAAATTTTTTTGAAAGTGGTTTTTGGAATGTCGAGTTGCGTTTGTGTAGAAAAAAACTCAATATTTTGCGTATAGATACTTACTTGGAAACAAAACTTTCATATGTTCGTCACATTGACAATAATTTTGAAATATTAAGATACCTCGCTTGTGGATAAAAAGGCTACGGAGCGCTACATGTCGGATTCGTTATTGTGTGAAGAAACGCGGGCTAGGTTGGCCGATACTTCTCTGGGAAGAGAGCTACTGGCGGTTTTTCAGCATGAAAATATAACGACCCTTTTTCAGCCGATTGTTAATCTGAAAAAGCGTAGTATTTATGCATTCGAATGTCTTACACGCGGCCCAGAGAATACGCCACTTTACTCTCCTATTAATTTGTTTGGCTTGGCGGATGATTTGGGGTGCCTGTTGCAAATGGATGTACTGGCTCGGAATGTCGCCATCCGTAATTTTGTATCCGCAAGCAGCTTTCATCAAAACCAAGCCAAGCTGTTCATTAACGTGACCGTCAGCTCGCTCCTGGACAAAAATCACCGTTCGGGTAAAACGCTACAACTTTTAGCGCAGAGTCAGTTGGACTTGAGTCAGGTCGTTATTGAAATCACCGAATTACAACCCATTGAAGATTGCGATATCTTTTTGAAGGCGCTGAATCACTATCGTTCTATGGGCTTTAAAGTCGCGATTGATGACTTGGGTTCCGGCTACAACGGTCTGAAACTTTGGTCAGACGTTAAGCCTGACTATGTCAAAATCGATAAACACTTTATTTCCAATATCGACTCTCAAGCTGACAAATACCGTTTCATGGAGACGATTGTTATTTTGGCGAAAGGGTTGGGGACTAAAATCATTGCTGAAGGGGTGGAAACCGAGCAGGAACTTTACATTCTAGAGAAGTTGGGCGTTGATCTGGTACAAGGGTTTTTACTGAAAAGGCCTTCCGCTTTGCCGGCGTTGTCCTTGTCATTTAAATGGCCGGATAGACGACAAGTTACCGTTACTGACAATGAGACGGTCAAGGTCGTCAATAAGCATTACAAGTGGGTCAATCCGAATGAAACCGTGTTTGAAGTCGCAGAATATCTATTGAACAATCCTGATGTGGTGTTTGTCCCTGTGGTGGATAAAGGTATTCCAACGGGAATGGTTTGGCGACATGCATTGATGAATGTGCTGGCGACCCAATATGGGCGTAATCTTCATTCGCGTAAGTCAATCAAAAAGTTTATGGATGAGCCGCTTGTCTACAATATTAAAACGCCGTTGGTTGATGTGAGTAATGACATCACAGAAATGGGCGCACAGGAAAAATCGGCATTTATCATCACTGAAAATGGTAAATATGTCGGCTGTGGCAGTTTTATGGATCTATTGAAAGTGATGACGGATTTGAAGGTACGTAGTGCGAAATATGCCAATCCTTTGTCCGGGTTGCCAGGGAATGTGCCAATCCAAAATAAGATTCAGCAATACCTAGATAGCAATATGCCATTTAGCGTGATTTATGTTGATGTTGATCACTTCAAAGCTTATAACGATTGCTACAGCTTCGAACAAGGCGATCAGGTGATTGCCGCCATTGCCAACGTATTGGAATCGGTCATGGCAGGTAAGGAAGGGTTTGTCGGTCATATTGGTGGAGATGATTTTGTAATTGTTACCGAAGAAGATCATGAAACTGTCGCAAATAGCGTATTAAGCGACTTCCGTTTTGCCTCGCAAGGTTTTTATACGGAAGAAGATCGCGAAAGGGGCGGGATTCAATCATTCAGTCGTGATGGCGAACCACAGTTTTTCCCGATGATGACCTTGTCGGTAGGTGTGTTGCTAGTATATCCCGATATTTTCGTGCATACACAAAAGCTGTCTTCGGTCGCAACCAGAGCAAAAAAAGGCGCGAAATCCGCAGGCGGTAATCAGTTCTTTGTCATCGATTCTCGAGATTATACTGACGCCTAAGGGGACGCTTAAGGGCACAATTTTCTGTGTGAAACGTGGCGGTGACTTTTGTAAAAATCCATAGCTCTATTTCGGAAGAAAATACCGTATTTTTGAATAGAGTCAATGACTTAAGTTTGATGTGCTTGCATTTTTGTTTTAGGTCTGTAGAATAGCTCCCTTTTTCCGAAAATCATTTTAGGAAGGGTCGAGAAATGTCGTCCAATCAAATTGAAAAAAATGCATCAGCCAGCCCATTGGTCGGCGTTATCATGGGGTCAAAGTCAGACTGGCCAACCATGCAACACGCGGTTGAAATGTTGGAATCTTTCGGTGTGCCTTATGAAGTAAAGGTCGTTTCTGCGCACCGTACGCCTGACTTGATGTTTGATTACGCCGAGCAAGCTGAAGCGCGCGGATTGAAAGCAATTATCGCGGGTGCAGGCGGTGCGGCACATTTGCCTGGAATGGTTGCGGCGAAAACATTAGTGCCTGTTTTAGGGGTTCCGGTTCAGTCGCGTGCGTTGAGTGGACAAGACTCTCTGTTGTCTATCGTGCAAATGCCGGGCGGTGTTCCTGTGGGTACCTTGGCAATCGGTGATGCCGGTGCGAAAAATGCAGGTATTTTGGCATCGCAAATCGTTGCCAACGAGTTGCCTGCAGTTCGTGAAGCCATCCGCACTTTCCGCAACACGCAAACGCAAACTGTT
This portion of the Hydrogenovibrio marinus genome encodes:
- a CDS encoding GGDEF domain-containing protein — translated: MSDSLLCEETRARLADTSLGRELLAVFQHENITTLFQPIVNLKKRSIYAFECLTRGPENTPLYSPINLFGLADDLGCLLQMDVLARNVAIRNFVSASSFHQNQAKLFINVTVSSLLDKNHRSGKTLQLLAQSQLDLSQVVIEITELQPIEDCDIFLKALNHYRSMGFKVAIDDLGSGYNGLKLWSDVKPDYVKIDKHFISNIDSQADKYRFMETIVILAKGLGTKIIAEGVETEQELYILEKLGVDLVQGFLLKRPSALPALSLSFKWPDRRQVTVTDNETVKVVNKHYKWVNPNETVFEVAEYLLNNPDVVFVPVVDKGIPTGMVWRHALMNVLATQYGRNLHSRKSIKKFMDEPLVYNIKTPLVDVSNDITEMGAQEKSAFIITENGKYVGCGSFMDLLKVMTDLKVRSAKYANPLSGLPGNVPIQNKIQQYLDSNMPFSVIYVDVDHFKAYNDCYSFEQGDQVIAAIANVLESVMAGKEGFVGHIGGDDFVIVTEEDHETVANSVLSDFRFASQGFYTEEDRERGGIQSFSRDGEPQFFPMMTLSVGVLLVYPDIFVHTQKLSSVATRAKKGAKSAGGNQFFVIDSRDYTDA
- the purE gene encoding 5-(carboxyamino)imidazole ribonucleotide mutase → MSSNQIEKNASASPLVGVIMGSKSDWPTMQHAVEMLESFGVPYEVKVVSAHRTPDLMFDYAEQAEARGLKAIIAGAGGAAHLPGMVAAKTLVPVLGVPVQSRALSGQDSLLSIVQMPGGVPVGTLAIGDAGAKNAGILASQIVANELPAVREAIRTFRNTQTQTVLDNPDPRIDS